The segment GCCTCTCGCCACCGGATGTATTCGCACCATGCCTCCCCGTCCGGTTCCGGGCAAACAGAGCGCATCTTGCTTGTTCCCGAATTGTTCACTAGCCACACGCGCCGCCTGGCCTCGAGCATATGTACAGAGTTCGCCGGCGATGACCGTCCCGTCTCGATCCACATCGGCAACGCCTTGCAACCCTCTGAGAAGATGGTACGTAAACAACCCGTGCTTACCTTCGTCATACGCATGCGCTTCCTGCAGGCTTCGATTGCCCACCATCCACATTTCCACATCTTTCCTTGCCTCGCTGACAGGTGATTCCCAGGCAGGCGAGGGGATGTCGACAAGAGCGGCACCCGGAGCGGGGTCCATCGAGACGTCAAACATCAGAATAGCCCGTCGGATTGGAAGTCGGTAGAGAACTTCCTGTAGCCGGACGAGGGAATAGAGCTGATTTGCCCCGGAGAGTGTCCCATTATACGGCACGAGCGAGATCGCACCGGTCCCGGCCTCTACCAGTGCTCGTCCGGCAAAAAATACATAGACAACGGTCTCCCGGTCCACCTTCTTTCCAAGCCATCGTTCAAACGTGTCCTCCAAATCCCGTACGAGCGCTTGTCGATCGAGCAATATTCGTATGCGTTCGCCGGGGACACCGCAGATGATACGCAAATATTCGGCCATGACTTCTGCATCATGGCGGGCATACTTGACCGCCGGAACCTGTTCGTCTCGAAACGTCCCGACGCCGATCGAAATAATGACGGCTTTCGGCTGAGTGAACGCCGCCAGTGAAGTCGGCATGGTATCGACATCCGGAACCAACGCCAGGTCGATGGCTCTTGGTTTGACCCCAAACGTAAATGTCTTGGGCGGGGGAACGGAGGCCACCGGGCTACTCGTCCTCAAATTCAACGTCAATTCTCCATGAAGGTCTTCTTGGGATGCCGTCACCCGTTGGGTGATCGAGGTGCGTTTGCTCTCTCCCGGTTTGAGGATGCCGATTTGGACTTCCGGGGGAAACAAGGCGTCCAGGTGAGCTTTTCCTTCAGTCGTGACGGTCACGTCCTTTGCTTCTCCTATTCCCTCGTTCTTCACTTCGATTTCGATCGTGAGGGATTCGTTCGGCTGAAGGAATTGGTCTCGATTCTCATCCCGGATGATGGCACGAAAACTCAGCTGAGCCGGTGCGGTCGAAGCGCCCTGCGGCGGTTCCGCCGCTGTCTCGACCGCTGTAGGAACCGACGTGACGGCTCCCGTTGTCGGTGCCGCCATTGGAACCCCAGCGTCTTTTTGAGCTGCGTATTCTCGGATCTGCACGGATTGCGCGATCTGTTGAGCCAGCTCGTTGTTCGCCGAATCGATCGCGTCCTGAACAATCCCCTCCAAGCCCGTTACCTGACAGGGCTGTTCCCCGACCGTCACCGTACCACGGCCGGCACCTTCGAGTTTTTTACTAAAGAGCACCGTTCTGTCTCTTGCCAAGAACGCCATCTCAATTCCCACCGTCGCCGTCGCCGGGTATGTTCCTTGTGTTTGCTTTGGAGCCGCAAGCTCTATCCGCCTCAGTCCTACTCCGACCTCAATCACGTCGCCTGTCTCGATGGTATCATCAGTCTGGGTCTGGGCCGCGATACCGGTAAAGACTTCCGTCAACTTCTTAGGGACAGAGGCGACAACCATGTCCGCCAGAGCGAATGATCTCGTTTCACCACAACCGTCCAGGTATGGCACTTCAGCCGTGGTCACGCTCGGTGAGAACCAGATGACTGGCCTCAAGGGAATCGGTTGGGAATTGGCCGGCCCCTTCCCCCGTTTGAGTAGGGAACAGCCGACACCTGACAGGGCGAGTGCCAGCACAAGATAGAAAGAGATGAAGCGGCGCCATGGCGGAAAATTGACGGTCAGCATGGGTTGCAGCTTGGTCACCTTGTGGTTATACCGAATTCACCCCGGCGTCACAACCGAGGATGACGCGCTGACAGCCCGTTTTCCCTCGGCTACCAGGATGCTGAAAAAGTCCGCCAGCGGCGTTCCCTGCCTTCGCCGGAACGGCTTCGCGCAGGCAGGTCGCATCACTCAGCGGCTCAACGCACCACCGGGCAAGAGCTGCCTGGGCAGCTCGGGGCGGGCCGGGTGAGAAAGCATACGCCGCGCCCAAGACACTGGGCGCTCACCGACTCGCGCCCGTCCGCAAACGTGACGCTCATTATTCTTCGCCGCGCGGACCTCGCTGCGGCCGCACCTGCGGAGAGGCGCGTCTCGGCGCGAAGGGGTTCGGGCAGGTGAGAACAGCGGCCTTTTTGAGCATCCTGAAGGTATTCTGGCGTTGGCACTGTACCTAGTTCCAGCTATATTATCGGCATCAACCGAGTTTCTCCGCAGCCTGCTAAGGTCGCCTCATGTCCAGTCCGTCAGGATCACCTTCTCCTTCCTCTGGGATTCCTTGGTCGGCTCTTGCCCGATTGATCCGACTGCCGAACCAGACCGGTACCTATCTCTTACTCCTGCCCACGATGTGGGGGTTGGTACTGGCCGACCGTGGGATTCCCCCACTCCATCTATTAGTCATTTTCATCGCCGGATCGTTCTTAATGCGGAGCGCGGGTGTGATCATGAACGATTTGGCGGATCAATCATTCGACCGGCAAGTCACTCGTACCAAAACTCGTCCCTTGGCCTCAGGTGAGATATCCCGACGCCATGCGGTGCTGCTGCTCAGCCTGCTCCTTATCGTGGCGGTAAGCCTCCTGTTTTTCCTTCGGCCTATCGTGACCTGGCTTGCGCCAATCGCGTTCGTGCTCGCAGCCCTCTACCCATACTCCAAACGATGGATTCACATCCCGCAAGCCATGCTTGGCATCGCGTTTGGCTGGGGAACGGTCATGGCATGGGCTGCGGTGCGAGGGCAATTGGATGCACCGGTCTGGTGTCTCTTTGGAGCAACGGCCGCATGGGCCCTGGCCTATGACACAATCTACGCGATCCAGGATCAGGAGGATGATCGTCGCATTGGAGTCAAGTCGGCCGCGCTATACCTCGGGTCTTCCGTTCATCAAGGAGTGGGCTTGGCGTTCGGTGTCATGCTGACCTTCTTGACCGCAGCAGGGTGGCTCGCTGAGCTGGGATGGCCATATTACGCGGCTCTCTCCGGCGTGGCGGTATTTTTTCTGCTTCAGATCGGCCGGCTGCGAAGGCCGATGACACCGACTCACGCATTTGACATGTTCCGGAAGCACGTATGGGTCGGTCTCGCGATACTCGCCGGACTCCTTGCGGGGGTGTTGACCTAACGGGCTACGGAAGACCTCGATGTGTGTGCTTCGACAGGCTCAGCACGATCGGTAAGCCCCACTCCATTCAATGTTCAATGACCACCCCGTTCGTCCTGAGGCGCTTGAAGGATGAACGGCCGGCTTTTCCGCATCCTGCTAAGGCTTTTCGGTCGGCTTCTGCACGACAGGCTCCGCCTTGGGGGCACGTAACGTGGCGACATACATGGTCACGGCCTTCGCGTCCGCATCATTCAGTCCCAATGCCGGCATACGCGTGTGTGTATCCATAGCCTGTGGATTCTTCAGCCAGCGATAAATCCAGGTCGCGTTCAGCCGAAATCCTGCTCGATCCAAGGCAGGGCCGATCTTGCCACCCTCGCCGGCAAGATTGTGGCACCCGTTGCAGCCATATTTATTTTCGTAGAGTCTTTTCCCGCGATCGGCCAATTTTGCAGCTTCCGCTGGCTTGACGGTCAGATCCGGCCTTGGAATACTGACCCCCTTGCCCGGTCTGGTGGAGAAGTTGTTGAGTGCAACCTGTGCCGCATCCATCTCTTTCTTGGCTTGCACCATCGCCGCTTGTTCAGCCGCATAGGCGGATTCATCTACGTCCACGTCTTTCTTCAACTGCTCACTCTTCCGCTCGGCTTCGTCGCTCGCTTTCTTCTCCGCCGCTTCATAGGCCTGTTTGGCCTGATCAAACTTGGCCTGGGCGGTCTTCAGCCCTTCTTCAAGCGAGGTCTTGCGCGCCGCGACATTAAACTCCATCTTCATCCCGTGCAACGTGCGC is part of the Nitrospira sp. genome and harbors:
- the ubiA gene encoding 4-hydroxybenzoate octaprenyltransferase — translated: MSSPSGSPSPSSGIPWSALARLIRLPNQTGTYLLLLPTMWGLVLADRGIPPLHLLVIFIAGSFLMRSAGVIMNDLADQSFDRQVTRTKTRPLASGEISRRHAVLLLSLLLIVAVSLLFFLRPIVTWLAPIAFVLAALYPYSKRWIHIPQAMLGIAFGWGTVMAWAAVRGQLDAPVWCLFGATAAWALAYDTIYAIQDQEDDRRIGVKSAALYLGSSVHQGVGLAFGVMLTFLTAAGWLAELGWPYYAALSGVAVFFLLQIGRLRRPMTPTHAFDMFRKHVWVGLAILAGLLAGVLT
- a CDS encoding c-type cytochrome, with translation MKAARLSVIGLLVGVVGGATLITAGCANEQEKRGHELYTHYCSDCHGESGKQNQGFNWSAMPDPKPKDLSNKSEMGTFKDEDLFSTISRDMLDTSEEGGDPIGDDDFAVPTMPTFKYTLSEDEIWAIVGHVRTLHGMKMEFNVAARKTSLEEGLKTAQAKFDQAKQAYEAAEKKASDEAERKSEQLKKDVDVDESAYAAEQAAMVQAKKEMDAAQVALNNFSTRPGKGVSIPRPDLTVKPAEAAKLADRGKRLYENKYGCNGCHNLAGEGGKIGPALDRAGFRLNATWIYRWLKNPQAMDTHTRMPALGLNDADAKAVTMYVATLRAPKAEPVVQKPTEKP